A genomic window from Candidatus Andeanibacterium colombiense includes:
- a CDS encoding S9 family peptidase, whose protein sequence is MADVTSPAFSPDSEDVVYSVSQADKAADEAFSDLWVVPWQGGAPKRLTATEDRSESQPHYSRDGRWVAFLGDAPARGEAKEDAETQLWIMPAKGGKPRRVTSIAGGISDYSLSPDGKRAVVVAEFGRNVGSKAKTDPPVEIDRFFFKYDGQGYLDDRTQQLFVVDLASGKATMLTGGARDHWHPTWSPDGKLIAYVAKDRAHDQALDYDIYVIAPEGGEPRRISDFAGADNDPDWGSGPSWSPDSTRLVWLEGGEDKWIYYGSVQLAVGNVVTGKVTRPARIDRWFYFPRWSPDGKLVSLIEQDRDTWLAKIDPDSGAIDYLSQGKRFGYDFAVAPNGRITLLDTSNERPPELFAVGEDRWLTHHNDWLGERALGEVRDISFTSGDTEIHGFVTLPPGYDPAKKYPTIVELHGGPVYQHSHEFDLDTRLYNAAGYVVLKINPRGSSGRGFDFSRAIYADWGNLDVKDISAGITDVIDLGIADPERIGVGGWSYGGILTDYMIASDTRIKAAVSGAGVANVLATFGVDMYAREYLLEIGAPWDNFETWKKLAYPFLEPERISAPTLFQCAGADDNVPCTGAQQMYLALKTHDIPTKLIVYPGENHGLVVPSYLVHRMRSNIAWYDRWLKAPAPSETVPAGARPASTNPR, encoded by the coding sequence GTGGCCGATGTCACGAGCCCCGCCTTTTCGCCGGATAGCGAGGATGTGGTCTATTCGGTTTCCCAAGCGGACAAGGCGGCGGACGAAGCCTTCAGCGATCTATGGGTCGTGCCGTGGCAGGGCGGCGCGCCGAAGCGGCTCACCGCCACGGAAGACCGGAGTGAATCGCAGCCGCACTATAGCCGTGACGGGCGCTGGGTCGCATTCCTCGGCGATGCGCCGGCGAGGGGCGAAGCCAAGGAAGATGCCGAAACCCAGCTCTGGATCATGCCGGCAAAAGGCGGCAAACCGCGGCGGGTAACCTCGATCGCCGGCGGGATCAGCGACTATTCGCTTTCGCCCGACGGCAAACGCGCGGTGGTGGTGGCTGAATTCGGGCGCAATGTCGGGAGCAAGGCCAAGACCGATCCGCCGGTCGAGATTGACCGCTTCTTCTTCAAATACGACGGGCAGGGTTATCTCGACGACCGGACCCAGCAGCTGTTCGTGGTCGATCTCGCGAGTGGCAAGGCGACGATGCTCACCGGCGGGGCGCGGGATCACTGGCACCCGACCTGGTCGCCTGACGGCAAGCTGATCGCCTATGTCGCGAAGGATCGCGCGCATGACCAGGCGCTCGATTACGACATCTACGTGATTGCGCCCGAAGGCGGAGAGCCGCGCAGGATCAGCGACTTCGCCGGGGCCGACAATGATCCGGACTGGGGCTCGGGCCCGTCATGGTCGCCGGATTCGACCAGGCTCGTCTGGCTGGAAGGGGGCGAGGACAAGTGGATCTATTACGGCTCGGTTCAACTCGCGGTGGGCAATGTCGTCACCGGCAAGGTCACGCGCCCGGCGCGGATCGACCGCTGGTTCTATTTTCCGCGCTGGTCGCCTGATGGCAAGCTGGTTTCGCTGATTGAGCAGGACCGCGACACCTGGCTGGCGAAGATCGATCCCGACAGCGGGGCGATCGACTATCTCAGCCAGGGCAAGCGTTTCGGCTATGATTTCGCGGTCGCGCCCAACGGGCGGATCACATTGCTCGACACAAGCAACGAACGGCCGCCGGAGCTGTTCGCGGTGGGTGAGGATCGCTGGCTGACACATCACAACGACTGGCTCGGCGAACGCGCGCTGGGCGAAGTGCGGGACATCTCCTTCACCAGCGGCGACACGGAGATCCACGGCTTCGTCACCCTTCCGCCCGGTTATGACCCGGCGAAGAAATACCCGACGATCGTGGAACTGCATGGCGGGCCGGTCTACCAGCACAGCCACGAATTCGATCTCGATACCCGGCTTTACAATGCGGCCGGCTATGTCGTGCTCAAGATCAATCCGCGCGGATCGTCGGGCCGCGGCTTCGATTTCTCGCGTGCGATCTATGCCGACTGGGGCAATCTGGACGTCAAGGACATCAGCGCCGGAATCACCGACGTGATCGATCTCGGCATTGCCGACCCCGAGCGGATCGGCGTCGGCGGGTGGTCTTACGGCGGAATCCTCACCGATTACATGATCGCCAGCGACACGCGGATCAAGGCGGCGGTTTCGGGTGCGGGCGTCGCCAACGTGCTCGCGACTTTCGGGGTCGATATGTATGCCCGCGAGTACCTGCTCGAAATCGGCGCACCGTGGGACAATTTCGAAACCTGGAAGAAGCTCGCCTATCCGTTCCTTGAGCCCGAGCGTATCTCAGCGCCGACCCTGTTCCAGTGCGCGGGCGCCGACGACAATGTCCCGTGCACCGGCGCGCAGCAGATGTACCTCGCGCTCAAGACCCACGATATCCCGACAAAGCTGATCGTCTATCCGGGCGAGAACCACGGCCTCGTCGTGCCGAGCTATCTTGTTCACCGGATGCGCAGCAATATCGCTTGGTATGATCGCTGGCTGAAGGCTCCCGCTCCGTCGGAAACAGTCCCGGCGGGCGCGCGCCCAGCTTCGACAAACCCTCGCTGA
- a CDS encoding TonB-dependent receptor: protein MQRSELDFANPVVSVSAETIQQSGRTNLADLLVQSPALLGSTTGSLTGGSNTEFGESGLDLLNLRNLGSERTLVLVDGRRHVAAESGSAAVDINTIPTDLVEAVDVLTGGASAIYGADGVSGVVNFRLKHDFEGITARGQYGISRYGDGENLFGAVTAGQNFAEGRGNIALAYEYSKDERVSDQQRPWLRNPAAGALYRNQADIPDDPNVPDLIFYNNVRYADSAPVGAVDTDFDFAADFEGNGKPYDRGLVLDESGGYTQGGSGTPVDGYQGDLFPGIERHLVNGLFQYEFADALTLFAEGKYVRTHTRTLSQPTYDFYVFQTPGNPFMPQSIRDAIVPGAAAEYFEDPDTPDGVLVTRDNFDLGINLEDVTRETLRSVIGAKGKLGGHLTYEVSYVYGQTKSRVLSRGNRLEAQWQAAIDVVEDPVTHQPVCRSSLDSDAPPELAGCVPYNIFGEHDQDPAAIAFVTTDSLNRSKVTQNVVSGSISGDTSGFFELPGGPIGFALGAEYRKESSSFDPDQAIADGLTWQGAVQAERGSFDVKEVFGEVNLPILKEVPGAYLLSVGAAMRLSDYSTVGGTTTWKVDGVYAPLRDISFRATYSQAVRAPNIGELFGPASTAFNFIVDPCDTQETNNGTSTRAANCATLLTGLGVDPATFSPSSSPQASVYTEGLASGNPDLQEETAKTWTAGVVLRPTFLPGFSLSADWYDITIKNAINTAQAQDLAQLCVDQPTLANQFCSGITRDPDTGYITGFTVKPANVAQFSTAGLDLTLGYRLATRSAGTFNVSLVGNYLDRLEFISSPGAQVDSDRGEIYAPKYSATFDFTWTKNPVTINYGINWFSKTDRFTAEELAGDPDYADPGYFKIKPKWEHDFQISYNLADVANVYVGMQNIFDARPAFDYSSYPVSGMGRYIYVGVTLSFGPAF, encoded by the coding sequence GTGCAGCGTTCCGAGCTCGATTTCGCCAATCCGGTGGTCAGCGTCTCGGCCGAGACCATCCAGCAATCGGGCCGCACCAACCTGGCCGATCTGCTGGTCCAGAGCCCGGCGCTGCTCGGCTCGACCACCGGCAGCCTCACCGGCGGCTCGAATACCGAATTCGGTGAATCCGGCCTCGACCTGCTCAATCTGCGCAATCTCGGTTCCGAACGCACGCTGGTCCTGGTCGATGGGCGGCGGCATGTCGCGGCGGAATCCGGTTCGGCTGCGGTCGATATCAACACCATCCCGACGGATCTGGTCGAAGCGGTCGATGTGCTCACTGGCGGCGCTTCGGCAATCTACGGCGCGGATGGCGTGTCCGGCGTGGTCAACTTCCGGTTGAAGCACGATTTCGAAGGCATCACCGCGCGCGGCCAATACGGTATCTCGCGCTATGGCGACGGCGAAAACCTCTTCGGTGCGGTGACCGCGGGCCAGAATTTCGCCGAAGGGCGCGGCAACATCGCGCTGGCGTATGAATACAGCAAGGACGAACGGGTTTCGGACCAGCAACGGCCCTGGCTGCGCAACCCGGCGGCCGGCGCGCTGTATCGCAACCAGGCCGACATTCCCGACGATCCGAACGTGCCCGACCTGATCTTCTATAACAACGTGCGCTATGCCGACAGCGCGCCGGTCGGCGCGGTCGATACCGATTTCGATTTCGCCGCCGACTTCGAAGGCAACGGCAAACCTTATGACCGCGGCCTCGTGCTCGATGAATCGGGCGGTTATACCCAGGGTGGCTCGGGCACGCCGGTGGACGGCTATCAGGGCGACCTGTTCCCCGGGATCGAGCGGCATCTCGTCAATGGGCTGTTCCAATATGAATTCGCCGATGCGCTGACGCTGTTCGCGGAAGGCAAATACGTCCGCACGCATACCCGGACGCTGTCGCAGCCGACCTACGACTTCTATGTGTTCCAGACGCCCGGGAATCCATTCATGCCGCAATCGATCCGCGATGCGATTGTGCCCGGCGCGGCGGCAGAATATTTCGAGGATCCGGACACGCCCGATGGGGTGCTCGTCACCCGCGATAATTTCGATCTCGGGATCAATCTCGAAGACGTCACGCGCGAGACCCTGCGCAGCGTGATCGGCGCGAAGGGCAAGCTCGGCGGGCACCTCACCTACGAAGTCTCCTATGTCTACGGCCAGACCAAGAGCCGCGTGCTCTCGCGCGGAAACCGGCTGGAAGCGCAGTGGCAGGCGGCAATAGATGTGGTCGAGGATCCGGTCACGCACCAGCCGGTCTGCCGCTCGAGCCTCGATTCCGACGCGCCCCCCGAACTTGCGGGCTGCGTCCCGTACAATATCTTCGGCGAGCATGATCAGGACCCGGCCGCCATCGCCTTCGTCACGACCGACAGCCTCAACCGCTCGAAAGTGACGCAGAACGTCGTGTCCGGTTCGATCTCGGGCGATACCAGTGGATTCTTCGAACTCCCCGGTGGCCCAATCGGCTTCGCGCTCGGGGCAGAATACCGCAAGGAAAGCAGCAGCTTCGATCCCGATCAGGCGATCGCTGACGGGCTCACCTGGCAGGGCGCCGTGCAGGCCGAGCGTGGCAGCTTCGACGTGAAAGAGGTGTTCGGCGAGGTCAATCTGCCGATCCTCAAGGAAGTGCCGGGAGCCTATCTCCTGTCGGTCGGTGCGGCGATGCGCCTGTCGGATTACAGCACGGTCGGCGGCACCACCACGTGGAAGGTCGATGGGGTGTATGCACCGCTACGCGACATCTCGTTCCGCGCGACTTACTCGCAGGCGGTCCGCGCCCCCAACATCGGCGAATTATTCGGCCCGGCGAGCACCGCGTTCAACTTCATCGTCGATCCCTGCGACACGCAGGAAACCAACAATGGCACCAGCACCCGCGCAGCCAATTGCGCGACCCTGCTGACCGGGCTCGGCGTGGATCCGGCGACCTTCAGCCCGTCGAGTTCGCCGCAGGCGAGCGTCTATACCGAAGGGCTCGCGAGCGGGAACCCGGATCTGCAGGAAGAAACCGCCAAGACCTGGACCGCCGGCGTGGTGCTGCGCCCGACCTTTCTACCCGGCTTCAGCCTGTCGGCCGACTGGTACGACATCACGATCAAGAATGCGATCAACACCGCCCAGGCCCAGGATTTGGCGCAATTGTGCGTCGACCAGCCGACGCTCGCGAACCAGTTCTGCAGTGGCATCACTCGCGATCCCGACACCGGTTATATCACCGGTTTCACGGTGAAGCCGGCCAATGTCGCGCAGTTCAGCACCGCCGGCCTAGATCTGACGCTAGGCTACCGGCTCGCGACCAGGAGCGCCGGCACCTTCAACGTGTCGCTCGTCGGCAATTATCTCGATCGCCTGGAATTCATTTCCAGCCCCGGTGCCCAAGTCGATTCCGACCGCGGAGAGATCTACGCTCCCAAATATTCGGCCACCTTCGATTTCACCTGGACCAAGAATCCGGTCACCATCAACTACGGGATCAACTGGTTCAGCAAGACCGACCGCTTCACCGCGGAAGAGCTGGCCGGCGACCCGGACTATGCCGATCCGGGCTATTTCAAGATCAAGCCGAAATGGGAGCATGATTTCCAGATCAGCTACAACCTCGCCGATGTGGCCAACGTCTATGTCGGCATGCAGAACATCTTCGATGCGCGCCCGGCATTCGATTACAGTTCCTATCCGGTGTCCGGCATGGGCCGTTATATCTATGTCGGGGTGACGCTGTCGTTCGGGCCGGCATTCTGA
- a CDS encoding TonB-dependent receptor, protein MARTSFRNRTLLAASSSFLALIALPGAAHAEAVAAVAADASAEAPADGAAAETGNDASGDIMVTARRREERAQDVPIALTAVSGETLERTGLINLVQISQLTPTLVIRNNNARNTFANIRGLGSNSDQNDGLEIGVGFYIDDVYYGRIGGSQFDLVDLDRVEVLRGPQGTLFGKNTTAGAINITTRAPTFDTEFTGEASLGEGGYRQLRGSLSGALIDNLAAFRVTVSDTHRDGTLYNVYNDSKINDYSNFSVRGQLLLTPASNVDIRIIGDYSKQTSYSRASSVVGLFTTYANGATLTNNWLDRATRAGYTPRFDIDDPFGRVVDVNGPVQANMEGYGVSGKVDWDVGPVTLTSVTAWRGWDWLPDNDTDNTPLAVTLHSGTDNHQRQFSQEFRIASSGRHTVDYVAGLYYFWQNVNALGHYQQGPDSALWNNSTANQTLANYALNGFLSYSIIEPITKSYAAFGQATWHVTDAFDITGGLRFTHEDKTGYFDQYTAAGNDLSLLSPSDQIAAQKLRDAIYPEKSYTTGTKNDALTGQITLSYTVADDVLAYATYSRGSKSGGLSLGDLPAGVSPVVRPEKVDAWEVGLKSQFWDRKITLNTALYWTDVADYQAAVTEYIGNTSSTIRYISNIPGVRSRGVEVDLSVAPTRYIRFSASAAYDDAVYKDYTNAQVAPENRNIAQVQDLSGVQLANAPKFIYNFAADLVQPVSLFTADDELYARLDYNHRSSNDTSGTNSIYTRIPGYGIANARLGLRFQNQRYDLAFWANNLFNKEYYESLSASNLGLITGGLGNERQFGATLRVQF, encoded by the coding sequence ATGGCACGCACTTCTTTCCGTAACCGCACGCTCCTCGCCGCGAGTTCCAGTTTTCTTGCCCTGATCGCGCTTCCCGGCGCGGCGCACGCTGAAGCGGTCGCGGCCGTGGCTGCCGACGCATCCGCCGAGGCGCCTGCAGATGGTGCGGCTGCCGAAACCGGGAACGATGCCAGCGGCGATATCATGGTCACCGCCCGTCGGCGCGAGGAACGCGCGCAGGATGTGCCGATCGCGCTGACCGCCGTTTCGGGCGAAACACTCGAGCGCACCGGCTTGATCAACCTCGTCCAGATTTCGCAGCTCACGCCGACGCTGGTGATCCGCAACAACAATGCGCGCAACACCTTCGCGAACATTCGCGGCCTAGGCTCCAATTCCGACCAGAACGACGGGCTCGAGATCGGCGTCGGCTTCTATATCGACGACGTCTATTACGGGCGCATCGGCGGCTCCCAGTTCGATCTCGTGGATCTGGACCGGGTAGAGGTGCTGCGCGGTCCGCAAGGCACTCTGTTCGGCAAGAACACCACCGCCGGCGCGATCAATATCACCACCCGCGCGCCGACCTTCGATACCGAGTTCACGGGCGAAGCCTCGCTGGGCGAGGGCGGTTACCGCCAGCTTCGCGGCTCGCTCTCGGGCGCGCTGATCGACAATCTCGCGGCCTTCCGCGTGACCGTGTCAGACACGCACCGGGACGGCACGTTGTACAACGTCTACAACGACAGCAAGATCAACGATTACAGCAACTTCTCGGTTCGCGGGCAGCTGCTGCTGACACCGGCTTCCAACGTGGACATCCGGATCATCGGCGATTACTCGAAGCAGACCAGCTATTCGCGCGCGAGCAGTGTAGTCGGTCTTTTCACCACCTATGCCAACGGCGCGACGCTGACCAACAACTGGCTCGATCGCGCGACCCGCGCCGGATACACGCCGCGCTTCGACATCGACGATCCTTTCGGGCGGGTCGTCGATGTCAATGGCCCGGTGCAGGCGAACATGGAAGGCTACGGCGTTTCCGGCAAGGTCGATTGGGATGTCGGCCCGGTCACCCTGACCTCGGTCACCGCCTGGCGCGGATGGGACTGGCTGCCCGACAACGACACCGACAACACTCCGCTCGCGGTGACCCTGCACAGCGGCACCGACAACCACCAGCGCCAGTTCAGCCAGGAATTCCGCATCGCCTCGAGCGGCCGGCACACGGTCGATTATGTCGCCGGGCTCTACTATTTCTGGCAGAACGTGAACGCTCTCGGGCACTATCAGCAGGGCCCGGATTCGGCGCTTTGGAACAATTCGACCGCGAACCAGACGCTGGCCAATTATGCGCTGAACGGGTTCCTGTCCTATTCGATCATCGAGCCGATCACGAAGAGCTATGCTGCGTTCGGCCAGGCGACCTGGCATGTCACCGACGCGTTCGACATCACCGGCGGCCTGCGCTTCACCCATGAAGACAAGACCGGCTACTTCGATCAATACACCGCTGCCGGCAACGACCTCTCGCTGCTCAGCCCGTCGGACCAGATCGCCGCGCAGAAGCTGCGCGATGCGATCTATCCGGAAAAGAGCTATACCACCGGCACCAAGAACGACGCGCTGACCGGGCAGATCACCCTGTCCTACACGGTGGCGGACGACGTGCTCGCCTATGCGACCTATTCGCGCGGCAGCAAATCGGGCGGGCTCAGCCTCGGCGATCTCCCCGCAGGAGTTTCGCCGGTCGTGCGGCCCGAGAAGGTCGATGCGTGGGAAGTGGGCCTCAAGAGCCAGTTCTGGGACCGCAAGATCACCCTCAACACCGCGCTCTACTGGACCGATGTCGCGGATTACCAGGCGGCGGTGACCGAATATATCGGCAACACCAGCTCCACCATCCGCTACATCTCGAACATCCCGGGCGTGCGGTCGCGCGGGGTCGAGGTCGATCTGTCGGTCGCGCCGACCCGCTATATCCGCTTCTCGGCCTCGGCCGCCTATGACGATGCGGTCTACAAGGACTACACCAACGCGCAGGTCGCGCCCGAAAACCGTAACATCGCGCAGGTTCAGGACCTTTCCGGGGTCCAGCTCGCGAACGCGCCGAAGTTCATCTATAATTTCGCGGCGGATCTGGTGCAGCCGGTCAGCCTGTTCACGGCCGACGACGAGCTCTACGCGCGGCTCGACTACAACCACCGCTCATCGAACGACACCAGCGGCACCAATTCGATCTACACCCGCATTCCCGGTTACGGCATCGCCAATGCCCGCCTCGGCCTGCGCTTCCAGAACCAGCGCTACGATCTGGCGTTCTGGGCAAACAATCTGTTCAACAAGGAATATTACGAATCCCTCAGCGCTTCCAACCTGGGCCTGATCACGGGCGGGCTCGGCAATGAACGCCAGTTCGGCGCGACCCTGCGCGTGCAGTTCTGA